From the Syngnathoides biaculeatus isolate LvHL_M chromosome 10, ASM1980259v1, whole genome shotgun sequence genome, one window contains:
- the zhx3a gene encoding zinc fingers and homeoboxes protein 3: protein MASKRKSTVPCMIPSKSKHVREEIILGSLPELLPTIPEDGILSISGEESGRVSHNSSKSECGSEVQKGGTYSCPPCSFESRDLNYFLDHMHNCHLDFRAQPTFYCLNCGVSVVRFEALALHNANTHPKITEGLMTASLSVNKRDGISAVEQSLFTDSGDHYRESGISLSKTPIAKMMRAKGEHKKIVVSHTVEVLKKVSGKDVDPNMLTNVPELQNGALSVSGAQAMPRTAVSHVIATTVSNQVFHQHTPSLYTPASPDSNKDLPKVMIPLSSIPTYDAAMDTSSFLKTSFGKFPYPTKAELCYLTVVSEFPEEQIKLWFTAQRLKQGISWSPEEIEEARRKMFNTVFQGGAPQKQPGTPRHVNHIVTHHTVTTPSGSKGPNFPMAEIPYGSGRIRPVGATAKQASVSTNPHVTRVSYSTPLLPQKVQSLVRTSTLTKNIQPTAEPDKSSNGLAVDVAAGCTGSRSSSSSSTCSSSSSITSYSSSGISGENVSRKSVNNSSTANGIHNFAACSTNISNNDLHYPNDKTRNSLLTGPEGFNSHSAIENTSNINHNKNNNHNSAAITPQEQADTLKKDEQRNIQNNNNNSITNENPASKDLNHASTSPNQSTTSTTVITKSSSSVMDEGKRNKEFSIKGMSILQQLIKEDDLFTADKSCSELKFEPIKINFKRLKMNESESTSEIAHQEHKAEIAEGSFAPPWANKNAQQLRILRQAFSSARWPNSQQYEELSIQTGLPKSEVVRWFSDSRHSHKNGQLKWLETYLRPSVDGEEAGGRGDVEAELQKDLPAAKKKHAEQDVNKPLEGEGGTNTDQRLQWQDLNSPLHGLMGTEGSRELIKAETSAQPGVLMDAWAERNQQQLTATQPLIDQPNDTNQTRDRLRMELLEV from the exons ATGGCCAGCAAGAGGAAATCCACCGTACCCTGCATGATACCATCCAAATCCAAACATGTGCGCGAGGAAATTATACTGGGCTCACTGCCAGAACTCCTACCAACAATCCCAGAAGACGGCATACTCAGCATCTCTGGAGAGGAGTCTGGCCGTGTCTCTCACAACTCATCCAAATCTGAATGTGGCAGCGAGGTGCAGAAAGGAGGTACATACAGTTGTCCGCCATGCTCTTTCGAGTCCAGAGATTTAAACTACTTTTTGGATCACATGCACAACTGCCACTTAGACTTCAGGGCCCAGCCCACTTTCTACTGCCTGAACTGTGGGGTCTCAGTTGTTCGCTTTGAGGCTCTGGCTCTGCATAATGCCAACACTCACCCTAAGATCACGGAGGGCTTGATGACTGCCTCCCTCAGTGTCAACAAGAGGGATGGCATCTCAGCAGTGGAGCAAAGCCTCTTCACGGACAGCGGAGACCACTACAGAGAATCTGGAATCTCCCTGAGCAAAACCCCTATTGCAAAGATGATGAGAGCCAAGGGAGAGCACAAAAAGATTGTAGTATCTCATACCGTGGAAGTATTGAAAAAAGTCAGTGGGAAAGATGTAGACCCCAACATGCTGACAAATGTGCCTGAACTCCAAAATGGGGCTCTCAGTGTTTCTGGCGCCCAAGCTATGCCGAGGACAGCTGTTAGTCACGTGATTGCGACAACAGTGTCCAACCAAGTCTTTCACCAGCACACTCCCTCCCTGTACACCCCAGCTTCCCCTGATTCCAATAAAGACCTTCCGAAGGTGATGATCCCTCTTAGCAGCATCCCAACCTACGATGCCGCCATGGACACCAGCAGCTTTCTTAAGACATCCTTTGGCAAGTTCCCCTACCCGACCAAAGCTGAGCTCTGTTACCTGACAGTAGTGTCAGAGTTCCCTGAAGAGCAGATCAAACTGTGGTTTACTGCCCAAAGACTCAAGCAGGGCATAAGCTGGTCTCCAGAGGAAATAGAAGAGGCGAGGAGGAAGATGTTCAACACCGTGTTCCAGGGGGGAGCACCCCAAAAGCAACCTGGCACGCCGCGTCATGTCAATCACATTGTTACTCACCACACCGTAACAACCCCTTCAGGTTCAAAAGGACCAAATTTTCCAATGGCTGAAATCCCCTATGGCAGTGGAAGAATCAGGCCCGTTGGAGCCACCGCTAAGCAGGCCAGTGTGTCTACTAATCCCCACGTGACGAGGGTCTCGTACTCTACTCCACTTCTCCCTCAGAAGGTTCAGTCTCTGGTCAGAACGTCGACACTGACCAAGAATATTCAACCCACCGCAGAGCCAGATAAGAGCAGCAATGGCCTCGCCGTGGACGTGGCGGCTGGATGCACCGGCAGTCgcagcagcagtagcagcagcACTTGCAGCAGTAGCAGCAGCATCACCAGCTATTCAAGCAGTGGTATCAGCGGTGAGAACGTCTCCAGGAAAAGCGTGAATAACAGCAGCACCGCCAATGGGATTCACAACTTTGCTGCCTGCTCTACAAATATTAGCAATAATGATTTGCACTACCCCAATGACAAGACACGCAACAGTTTACTGACGGGACCGGAAGGCTTCAACAGTCACAGCGCCATCGAAAACACCAGCAACATAAATcataacaaaaataacaatcatAACAGTGCCGCCATCACTCCTCAAGAGCAGGCTGACACCTTGAAGAAGGATGAGCAACgcaacattcagaacaacaacaacaacagtattACCAATGAAAACCCTGCCTCTAAAGACCTGAACCACGCCAGCACTTCGCCCAATCAAAGCACCACCAGCACCACCGTCATCACAAAAAGTAGTTCATCCGTGATGGATGAGGGTAAGCGCAACAAGGAGTTTAGCATAAAAGGCATGTCAATCTTGCAGCAACTTATCAAGGAGGATGACCTTTTTACCGCAGACAAAAGTTGCTCGGAGCTGAAATTTGAACCTATCAAGATCAACTTCAAGAGgctcaaaatgaatgaaagcgAGAGCACCTCTGAGATTGCACATCAAGAACACAAGGCAGAGATAGCCGAAGGGTCCTTCGCACCCCCCTGGGCCAACAAGAATGCCCAACAGCTGCGCATCCTTCGCCAGGCTTTTTCCAGTGCACGCTGGCCCAACAGTCAGCAATACGAGGAGTTAAGCATACAGACAGGCCTGCCTAAATCTGAGGTGGTGCGCTGGTTCAGTGACAGCCGCCACAGTCACAAGAATGGACAGCTGAAGTGGCTGGAGACCTATCTGCGACCATCTGTAGATGGAGAGGAAGCCGGCGGCAGAGGAGACGTTGAAGCCGAACTGCAGAAAGACTTGCCGGCTGCCAAAAAGAAACATGCTGAACAAGACGTGAACAAACCCCTCGAGGGGGAAGGAGGAACAAACACTGACCAACGGCTTCAATGGCAGGATTTAAACTCACCACTGCATGGTCTCATGGGGACTGAGGGAAGCAGAGAGCTCATCAAAGCTGAGACCTCCGCACAACCGGGAGTCTTGATGGACGCCTGGGCCGAAAGAAACCAACAGCAGCTCACTGCGACTCAGCCACTTATTGATCAGCCCAATGACACCAATCAGACCAG GGATcgcctgaggatggagctgctg